In one Dermacentor variabilis isolate Ectoservices chromosome 4, ASM5094787v1, whole genome shotgun sequence genomic region, the following are encoded:
- the LOC142577783 gene encoding vitamin D 25-hydroxylase-like, with protein MFRVDALMAGKTSSLVMEEVQCFADLLVSKKGRPTLIAQELAASVVNNISALVFGRRYEAGDPKGRLVVALLRKFLRHANFFSFMDFLPAIRALATFIPSSRLRIMNHVFTELAQLVRSEVKNREGSMEEHFDRDFVDGYMRKIQENKGTNSHYNLRYLEGHMINFYGAATNPVRSAIMWNLLIAASDPDGQQAHVHCEIDAVVGSQRAPVWEDRCHMPFTIASILEALRWRTLTPIGIQRAAGKDTHIGGYDIPAGTTVVANFWALHNDPSQWNEPYKYDPTRFLKADGTEVIDKHPAFLPFSLGKRACPGESLVIMEVFLYVTKILQKFRILPEEGKPPSLDVDRGVLSVANDTQALRFIPR; from the exons ATGTTCCGGGTCGATGCCTTGATGGCTGGGAAGACTTCCTCCCTGGTGATG GAGGAGGTTCAGTGCTTCGCTGATCTCCTTGTGTCCAAGAAAGGCCGACCCACCCTGATAGCCCAGGAGCTTGCCGCCAGCGTGGTCAACAACatctcggcgttggtgttcgGGCGGCGATACGAGGCTGGCGACCCTAAAGGTCGCTTAGTCGTGGCGCTGCTCAGGAAGTTCCTGCGACACgcgaactttttttctttcatggacTTCCTGCCAGCGATTCGCGCCCTGGCCACCTTCATACCAAGCTCGAGGCTCCGCATCATGAATCACGTGTTTACGGAATTAGCACAGCTCGTGCG AAGCGAAGTGAAGAACCGCGAAGGAAGCATGGAAGAACATTTTGACAGAGATTTCGTTGATGGATACATGAGGAAGATTCAAGAGAACAAAGGCACCAATTCCCATTACAATC TTCGATACCTCGAAGGGCACATGATCAATTTCTACGGTGCCGCAACCAATCCTGTGCGAAGTGCCATCATGTGGAACCTCCTCATCGCTGCCAGTGACCCAGACGGCCAACAGGCGCACGTGCATTGTGAGATTGACGCCGTAGTGGGCAGCCAGAGGGCGCCAGTGTGGGAGGACAGGTGCCATATGCCGTTCACCATAGCCTCCATTTTAGAGGCGCTCCGCTGGAGGACACTGACGCCCATCGGCATACAGAGGGC TGCAGGGAAGGACACACATATTGGCGGGTACGATATTCCCGCTGGCACCACAGTGGTAGCCAACTTCTGGGCTCTTCACAACGACCCGAGTCAATGGAACGAGCCCTATAAGTATGATCCGACTCGATTTCTCAAAGCTGATGGCACGGAGGTGATCGACAAGCACCCAGCATTTCTTCCTTTCAGTCTTG GAAAACGTGCATGTCCTGGCGAATCTCTTGTTATTATGGAAGTTTTTTTGTATGTGACTAAAATACTCCAGAAGTTTCGCATACTTCCAGAGGAAGGAAAGCCTCCTTCCCTTGACGTTGATCGCGGTGTCCTCTCTGTGGCCAATGACACGCAAGCACTTCGCTTCATTCCCCGTTGA